Proteins encoded in a region of the Streptomyces liliiviolaceus genome:
- the pyrR gene encoding bifunctional pyr operon transcriptional regulator/uracil phosphoribosyltransferase PyrR translates to MDTEQQKQQYASDARPVLEAPDIARVLTRIAHEIVERAKGAEDVVLLGIPTRGVHLAQRLAVKLQEITDRRIPVGSLDITMYRDDLRMHPPRALARTDIPSDGIDGRLVVLVDDVLFSGRTIRAALDALNDIGRPRAVQLAVLVDRGHRELPIRADYVGKNLPTSLRETVKVQLAEEDGRDTVLLGVKQTSQGGQP, encoded by the coding sequence ATGGACACCGAACAGCAGAAGCAGCAGTACGCGTCCGATGCGCGGCCCGTTCTGGAGGCCCCCGACATCGCACGGGTCCTGACCCGCATCGCCCACGAGATCGTCGAGCGCGCCAAGGGCGCCGAGGACGTGGTGCTCCTGGGCATTCCGACCCGCGGCGTGCACCTGGCCCAGCGGCTCGCCGTCAAGCTCCAGGAGATCACCGACCGCCGTATCCCGGTCGGCTCCCTCGACATCACCATGTACCGCGACGACCTGCGCATGCACCCGCCGCGAGCGCTGGCCCGTACCGACATCCCCAGTGACGGCATCGACGGCAGACTGGTCGTCCTCGTCGACGACGTGCTCTTCTCCGGCCGCACCATCCGCGCCGCCCTCGACGCGCTGAACGACATCGGCCGCCCGCGCGCCGTGCAGCTCGCGGTCCTCGTCGACCGCGGCCACCGCGAACTCCCGATCCGCGCCGACTACGTCGGCAAGAACCTCCCCACGTCGTTGCGGGAGACGGTCAAGGTCCAGCTCGCCGAGGAGGACGGCCGGGACACCGTGCTGCTCGGTGTGAAGCAGACCTCCCAGGGCGGGCAGCCGTAG
- the bldD gene encoding transcriptional regulator BldD, translating to MSSEYAKQLGAKLRAIRTQQGLSLHGVEEKSQGRWKAVVVGSYERGDRAVTVQRLAELADFYGVPVQELLPGTTPGGAAEPPPKLVLDLERLAHVPAEKAGPLQRYAATIQSQRGDYNGKVLSIRQDDLRTLAVIYDQSPSVLTEQLISWGVLDADARRAVSHDEG from the coding sequence ATGTCCAGCGAATACGCCAAACAGCTCGGGGCCAAGCTCCGCGCCATCCGTACCCAGCAGGGCCTTTCCCTCCACGGCGTCGAGGAGAAGTCCCAGGGCCGCTGGAAGGCGGTCGTGGTCGGTTCGTACGAGCGCGGCGACCGCGCCGTGACCGTGCAGCGTCTTGCCGAGCTGGCGGACTTCTACGGCGTTCCCGTGCAGGAGCTGCTGCCGGGCACCACGCCGGGCGGGGCCGCCGAGCCGCCGCCGAAGCTGGTCCTCGATCTGGAGCGACTGGCGCACGTACCGGCCGAGAAGGCGGGTCCCCTGCAGCGCTACGCGGCGACGATCCAGTCCCAGCGCGGCGACTACAACGGCAAGGTGCTGTCGATCCGCCAGGACGACCTGCGCACGCTCGCCGTCATCTACGACCAGTCGCCCTCGGTCCTCACCGAGCAGCTGATCAGCTGGGGCGTCCTGGACGCGGATGCGCGCCGCGCGGTCTCACACGACGAGGGCTGA
- the nusB gene encoding transcription antitermination factor NusB: MAARNTARKRAFQILFEGDQRDVDVQTVLADWIRHSRTDTRQPPVSEFTMVLVEGYADHARRIDELISQYAVDWTLDRMPVVDRNILRLGAYELIWVDETPDAVVLDEAVQLAKEFSTDDSPAFVNGLLGRFKELKSSLRRDEV; encoded by the coding sequence GTGGCTGCCCGCAATACGGCCCGCAAGCGTGCCTTCCAGATCCTCTTCGAGGGTGACCAGCGAGACGTCGACGTCCAGACGGTCCTCGCGGACTGGATCAGGCACTCCAGGACCGACACCCGGCAGCCGCCCGTGAGCGAGTTCACGATGGTGCTGGTCGAGGGCTACGCGGACCACGCGCGGCGCATCGACGAGCTGATCTCGCAGTACGCCGTCGACTGGACGCTCGACAGGATGCCGGTCGTCGACCGCAACATCCTGCGTCTCGGTGCGTACGAGCTGATCTGGGTGGACGAGACCCCGGACGCGGTCGTGCTCGACGAGGCGGTGCAGTTGGCCAAGGAGTTCTCCACGGACGACTCGCCCGCGTTCGTGAACGGGCTGCTCGGCCGGTTCAAGGAGCTCAAGTCGTCGCTGCGGCGGGACGAGGTCTGA
- the efp gene encoding elongation factor P, with amino-acid sequence MASTNDLKNGLVLKLDGGQLWSVVEFQHVKPGKGPAFVRTKLKNVLSGKVVDKTFNAGVKVETATVDKRDMQFSYMDGEYFVFMDMETYDQLMVDRKAVGDAANFLIEGFTATVAQHEGEVLFVELPAAVELVVQETEPGVQGDRSTGGTKPATLETGHQINVPLFITTGEKIKVDTRTSDYLGRVNS; translated from the coding sequence GTGGCTTCCACGAACGACCTCAAGAACGGCCTGGTGCTCAAGCTCGACGGGGGCCAGCTCTGGTCCGTCGTCGAGTTCCAGCACGTCAAGCCCGGCAAGGGCCCCGCCTTCGTGCGCACCAAGCTGAAGAACGTGCTTTCCGGCAAGGTCGTCGACAAGACGTTCAACGCCGGCGTCAAGGTCGAGACGGCCACTGTCGACAAGCGCGACATGCAGTTCTCGTACATGGACGGCGAGTACTTCGTCTTCATGGACATGGAGACCTACGACCAGCTCATGGTCGACCGCAAGGCCGTCGGCGACGCCGCCAACTTCCTGATCGAGGGCTTCACCGCCACCGTGGCGCAGCACGAGGGCGAGGTGCTCTTCGTCGAGCTGCCGGCCGCCGTCGAGCTCGTCGTCCAGGAGACCGAGCCGGGCGTGCAGGGCGACCGTTCCACGGGTGGCACCAAGCCCGCCACCCTGGAGACCGGTCACCAGATCAACGTCCCGCTCTTCATCACCACCGGTGAGAAGATCAAGGTCGACACCCGCACGAGCGACTACCTCGGCCGGGTGAACAGCTAA
- a CDS encoding aminopeptidase P family protein, translated as MPEVHETRRARLRDRVNASGSASALVTRPANVRYLTGVAPPGAVLLLGSTEDLLVHGTAPGTTPGTPSAADGRPDEALRIHTLPSPGGDPAVAAADLAATQGADSLAVEEHHLTVTRHRAIGSVAPALRLADVGGAVEQLRVIKDEEEISCLRIGAEIADQALGELLESILVGRTERHLALELERRLVDHGADGPAFRTSVGTGPHSGRRGHRPTDRRVEEGDFLSVCLGATYHGYRCEIGRTFVIGTSPADWQIELYDLVFASQRAGREALVPGVAYRDVDRAARQVLDSAGHTEGLPESTGHGVGLEIDEEPQLAPAAMGKLDACVPVTVEPGVHLPGRGGVRIDDTLVVRPEADGGPELLTITTKELLAL; from the coding sequence ATGCCAGAGGTGCACGAAACCCGCCGAGCCCGGCTACGAGACCGCGTGAACGCCAGCGGCAGCGCCTCCGCGCTGGTCACCCGCCCGGCGAACGTCCGCTACCTCACGGGCGTGGCCCCACCCGGCGCGGTCCTCCTGCTGGGCAGCACCGAGGACCTGCTCGTACACGGCACCGCACCCGGCACGACACCCGGCACCCCCTCCGCCGCGGACGGCCGCCCCGACGAGGCCCTGCGGATCCACACGCTGCCGAGCCCCGGCGGCGACCCCGCCGTCGCCGCCGCGGACCTCGCCGCGACCCAGGGCGCCGACTCCCTCGCCGTGGAGGAGCACCACCTCACCGTGACCCGCCACCGGGCGATCGGTTCCGTGGCCCCCGCCCTGCGCCTCGCGGACGTCGGCGGAGCCGTCGAACAGCTGCGGGTGATCAAGGACGAGGAGGAGATCTCCTGTCTGCGCATCGGCGCGGAGATCGCCGACCAGGCCCTGGGCGAACTCCTGGAGTCGATCCTCGTCGGCCGCACCGAACGGCATCTCGCGCTGGAACTGGAACGCCGCCTCGTCGACCACGGCGCCGACGGACCGGCCTTCAGGACGTCGGTCGGCACCGGCCCGCACTCCGGGCGCCGCGGACACCGGCCGACCGACCGCCGGGTCGAGGAGGGAGATTTCCTCTCCGTCTGCCTCGGGGCGACCTACCACGGATACCGCTGCGAGATCGGCCGGACGTTCGTTATCGGCACCTCTCCCGCGGACTGGCAGATCGAGCTGTACGACCTCGTCTTCGCATCCCAGAGGGCCGGCCGCGAGGCCCTGGTGCCCGGCGTCGCCTACCGCGACGTGGACCGCGCGGCCCGCCAGGTACTGGACTCCGCCGGGCACACGGAGGGCCTTCCCGAGTCGACCGGACACGGTGTGGGGCTCGAAATCGACGAGGAGCCGCAGTTGGCCCCCGCGGCCATGGGTAAACTGGACGCTTGCGTGCCGGTCACCGTCGAACCGGGGGTCCACCTTCCGGGCCGGGGCGGTGTCAGGATCGATGACACGCTCGTCGTGCGCCCTGAGGCGGACGGCGGACCCGAGCTACTCACCATCACGACCAAGGAACTGCTCGCGCTCTAG
- a CDS encoding Pro-rich N-terminal domain-containing protein, whose product MQHAVGSPLPPPHQPGHGPAAGWSGAAPHPGPHHPGPHAGVPAGPPPGFAGAQTGPAAPHPPGPPHPPGHPPAPHHAAPHHAPVPPTPDTTGHVQLPPGGPVPMPSAPPATGIPDPTSTTLAVLLIGPAGAGKTSVAKYWADHRRVPTAHISLDDVREWVRSGFADPQSGWNDMSEAQYRLARRTCGFAARNFLANNISCILDDAVFPDRPVVGLGGWKRHVGPGLLPVVLLPGLEIVLERNAERSGNRRLTDEEVARIHGRMAGWYGSGLPIIDNSQLDVPQTARVLDEVLSRSIASPPQW is encoded by the coding sequence ATGCAGCACGCAGTGGGGTCTCCGCTGCCGCCGCCCCATCAGCCGGGGCACGGACCGGCCGCCGGCTGGTCGGGGGCCGCACCACACCCGGGACCGCACCACCCCGGTCCGCACGCCGGGGTCCCCGCGGGTCCGCCGCCGGGCTTCGCCGGAGCGCAGACGGGACCCGCGGCCCCGCACCCGCCGGGCCCTCCGCATCCGCCGGGGCACCCGCCCGCGCCGCACCACGCCGCCCCGCACCACGCTCCCGTGCCGCCCACGCCGGACACCACGGGCCATGTCCAGCTGCCGCCGGGCGGTCCCGTCCCGATGCCGAGCGCGCCGCCCGCGACCGGCATCCCCGACCCGACGTCCACGACGCTCGCGGTGCTGCTCATCGGGCCCGCGGGCGCGGGCAAGACCAGCGTCGCCAAGTACTGGGCGGACCACCGCAGGGTGCCCACGGCGCACATCAGCCTGGACGACGTCCGTGAGTGGGTGCGCTCGGGCTTCGCCGACCCGCAGTCGGGGTGGAACGACATGTCGGAGGCGCAGTACCGGCTCGCCCGCCGCACCTGCGGCTTCGCGGCCCGCAACTTCCTGGCCAACAACATCTCCTGCATCCTCGACGACGCCGTCTTCCCCGACCGGCCCGTGGTGGGCCTCGGCGGCTGGAAGCGGCACGTCGGGCCCGGGCTGCTGCCGGTCGTGCTCCTGCCGGGCCTGGAGATAGTCCTGGAGCGCAACGCGGAGCGCTCCGGAAACCGCCGCCTCACCGACGAGGAAGTGGCCCGTATCCATGGCCGGATGGCCGGCTGGTACGGCTCGGGCCTCCCCATCATCGACAACTCCCAACTGGACGTCCCCCAGACGGCCCGAGTCCTGGACGAGGTCCTGTCCCGCTCCATCGCAAGCCCACCTCAGTGGTGA
- the aroB gene encoding 3-dehydroquinate synthase produces MNEAVTRIHVGGTAGSEPYEVLVGRQLLGELGQLVGERAKRVAVIHPEALAETGDALRADLAEQGFDAVAIQVPNAEEAKTAEVAAYCWKALGQSGFTRTDVIIGVGGGSTTDLAGFVAATWLRGVRWIAIPTTVLAMVDAAVGGKTGINTAEGKNLVGAFYPPVGVLCDLAALDSLPVHDFVSGLAEIIKAGFIADPEILALIEADPQGARTPAGPHTAELIERSIRVKAEVVSSDLRESGLREILNYGHTLAHAIEKNERYEWRHGAAVSVGMHFAAELGRLAGRLDDVTADRHRTILESVGLPLTYRYDQWPKLLENMKVDKKSRGDLLRFIVLDGLAKPTVLEGPDPAVLLAAYGEVGE; encoded by the coding sequence ATGAACGAGGCAGTGACGCGGATCCACGTCGGCGGTACGGCGGGCAGCGAGCCGTACGAGGTCCTGGTCGGCCGCCAACTCCTCGGTGAGCTCGGTCAGTTGGTGGGGGAGAGGGCCAAGCGGGTCGCGGTGATCCACCCCGAGGCGCTCGCCGAGACCGGTGACGCGCTCCGCGCCGACCTCGCCGAGCAGGGCTTCGATGCCGTCGCCATCCAGGTGCCCAACGCGGAGGAGGCCAAGACCGCCGAGGTCGCCGCGTACTGCTGGAAGGCGCTCGGTCAGTCCGGCTTCACCCGCACCGACGTGATCATCGGCGTCGGCGGCGGGTCCACCACCGACCTCGCGGGCTTCGTCGCGGCGACCTGGCTGCGCGGGGTGCGCTGGATCGCCATCCCCACCACCGTGCTGGCCATGGTGGACGCGGCGGTCGGCGGCAAGACCGGCATCAACACCGCCGAGGGCAAGAACCTCGTCGGCGCCTTCTACCCGCCCGTCGGCGTGCTGTGCGACCTCGCCGCCCTCGACTCGCTGCCGGTCCACGACTTCGTGTCCGGGCTCGCCGAGATCATCAAGGCCGGCTTCATCGCCGACCCGGAGATCCTCGCCCTCATCGAGGCCGACCCGCAGGGCGCCCGTACGCCCGCCGGGCCGCACACCGCCGAACTCATCGAGCGCTCCATCAGGGTCAAGGCCGAGGTCGTCTCGTCCGACCTCAGGGAGTCCGGGCTGCGCGAGATCCTCAATTACGGGCACACCCTCGCCCACGCCATCGAGAAGAACGAGCGCTACGAGTGGCGGCACGGCGCCGCGGTCTCGGTCGGTATGCACTTCGCCGCCGAACTGGGCCGTCTCGCGGGCCGTCTCGACGACGTGACCGCGGACCGGCACCGCACGATCCTGGAGTCGGTCGGACTGCCGCTGACCTACCGCTACGACCAGTGGCCGAAGCTCCTGGAGAACATGAAGGTCGACAAGAAGTCCCGCGGCGACCTCCTGCGCTTCATCGTCCTCGACGGACTGGCCAAGCCGACCGTCCTGGAGGGCCCCGACCCGGCGGTGCTCCTCGCCGCCTACGGCGAAGTGGGCGAATAG
- a CDS encoding shikimate kinase — MGVGKSTVGALLSERLGCRFRDTDEDIVTEQGRTIADIFVEEGESAFRALEKQAVRRALAGHDGVLALGGGSILDEDTRALLAGQPVVYLSMDVEEAVQRTGLNAARPLLAVNPRRQWRELMDARRPLYAGVASAVVATDGRTPEEVTRAVLDALELKEA; from the coding sequence ATGGGCGTCGGCAAGTCCACGGTCGGAGCGCTGCTCTCGGAGCGGCTCGGCTGCCGCTTCCGGGACACCGACGAGGACATCGTCACCGAGCAGGGCCGCACCATCGCGGACATCTTCGTGGAGGAGGGCGAGTCCGCCTTCCGGGCCCTGGAGAAGCAGGCCGTGCGCCGCGCGCTCGCCGGACACGACGGCGTACTGGCCCTCGGCGGCGGCTCCATCCTCGACGAGGACACCCGGGCGCTGCTCGCCGGACAGCCCGTCGTGTACCTCTCGATGGACGTCGAGGAAGCGGTCCAGCGCACCGGCCTGAACGCGGCCAGGCCGCTGCTCGCGGTCAACCCGCGCCGGCAGTGGCGCGAACTCATGGACGCGCGCCGCCCGCTGTACGCGGGGGTCGCGAGCGCCGTGGTCGCCACCGACGGCCGTACCCCCGAAGAGGTCACCCGAGCGGTCCTCGACGCACTGGAGTTGAAGGAAGCATGA
- the aroC gene encoding chorismate synthase, whose protein sequence is MSRLRWLTAGESHGPALVATLEGLPAGVPITTEMVADHLARRRLGYGRGARMKFERDEVTFLGGVRHGLTLGSPVAVMVGNTEWPKWEQVMAADPVDPQVLAELARNAPLTRPRPGHADLAGMQKYGFDEARPILERASARETAARVALGAVARSYLKETAGIEVVSHVVELAAAKAPYGVYPTPNDVERLDADPVRCLDADASKAMVAEIDQAHKDGDTLGGVVEVLAYGVPVGLGSHVHWDRRLDARLAAALMGIQAIKGVEVGDGFDLARVPGSKAHDEIVQTDEGIRRASGRSGGTEGGLTTGELLRVRAAMKPIATVPRALATIDVATGEATKAHHQRSDVCAVPAAGIVAEAMVALVLADAVAEKFGGDSVPETRRNVQSYLKNLVVR, encoded by the coding sequence TTGAGCAGGTTGCGCTGGCTGACCGCCGGGGAGTCCCACGGTCCGGCACTTGTGGCGACGCTGGAGGGTCTTCCCGCCGGCGTGCCGATCACCACGGAGATGGTGGCGGACCACCTGGCCCGGCGGCGCCTGGGCTATGGGCGCGGCGCGCGGATGAAGTTCGAGCGCGACGAGGTCACCTTCCTGGGCGGTGTCCGGCACGGACTCACCCTCGGCTCGCCGGTCGCGGTGATGGTCGGCAACACCGAGTGGCCCAAGTGGGAACAGGTCATGGCGGCCGACCCGGTCGACCCGCAGGTCCTCGCCGAGCTGGCCCGCAACGCCCCGCTGACCCGGCCGAGGCCCGGCCACGCCGACCTCGCCGGAATGCAGAAGTACGGCTTCGACGAGGCACGGCCGATCCTGGAGCGGGCCTCCGCACGGGAGACCGCGGCGCGGGTGGCGCTGGGCGCGGTGGCGCGTTCGTACCTGAAGGAGACCGCCGGTATCGAGGTCGTCTCGCACGTGGTGGAGCTGGCGGCGGCGAAGGCCCCCTACGGCGTGTACCCCACCCCCAACGACGTCGAGAGGCTGGACGCGGACCCGGTGCGCTGCCTGGACGCGGACGCGTCGAAGGCGATGGTCGCGGAGATCGACCAGGCCCACAAGGACGGCGACACGCTCGGCGGAGTGGTCGAGGTGCTGGCGTACGGGGTGCCGGTGGGCCTCGGTTCGCACGTGCACTGGGACCGGCGCCTCGACGCGCGGCTGGCGGCGGCGCTGATGGGCATCCAGGCGATCAAGGGCGTGGAGGTCGGGGACGGCTTCGACCTCGCGCGGGTGCCCGGTTCCAAGGCGCACGACGAGATCGTCCAGACCGACGAGGGCATCCGGCGCGCCTCGGGCCGCTCCGGCGGCACCGAGGGCGGGCTGACCACCGGCGAACTGCTGCGCGTACGGGCGGCGATGAAGCCCATCGCCACCGTGCCGCGGGCCCTGGCGACCATCGACGTGGCGACCGGCGAGGCCACCAAGGCGCACCACCAGCGCTCGGACGTGTGCGCGGTGCCCGCGGCCGGGATCGTCGCCGAGGCGATGGTCGCGCTGGTCCTGGCGGACGCGGTCGCGGAGAAGTTCGGCGGCGACAGCGTGCCGGAGACCCGGCGCAACGTGCAGTCGTACCTGAAGAACCTGGTCGTGCGGTGA
- a CDS encoding shikimate dehydrogenase, with amino-acid sequence MSGATRTDGDRRCRAAVLGSPIGHSLSPVLHRAAYGELGLHDWSYDRFEIDEAALPGFIGKLGPEWAGLSLTMPLKRAVIPLLDEITATAASVEAVNTVVCTEDGRRVGDNTDIPGIVAALRERGIEQVESAAILGAGATASSALAALARVCTGEVVAYVRSEARAAEMRQWGERLDIEVRTAHWSEAEQALRAPLVIATTPAGATDTLAPSVPERPATLFDVLYDPWPTDLAARWSAYGGAVVSGLDLLVHQAVLQVEQMTGLAPAPVDVMRLAGEKSLAARQDGR; translated from the coding sequence ATGAGCGGCGCAACAAGGACTGACGGGGACCGGCGGTGCCGAGCCGCCGTTCTCGGTTCCCCGATCGGCCATTCCCTTTCCCCGGTGCTGCACCGCGCCGCGTACGGGGAACTGGGTCTGCACGACTGGTCGTACGACCGTTTCGAGATCGACGAGGCGGCGCTGCCCGGATTCATCGGGAAACTCGGTCCCGAATGGGCCGGACTCTCGCTGACGATGCCGCTCAAGCGTGCGGTCATTCCGCTGCTCGACGAGATCACCGCGACGGCGGCCTCCGTCGAGGCCGTGAACACGGTGGTGTGCACCGAGGACGGCCGCCGCGTCGGCGACAACACCGACATCCCCGGGATCGTCGCCGCCCTGCGCGAGCGGGGCATCGAACAAGTGGAATCCGCGGCGATCCTCGGCGCGGGCGCCACCGCCTCCTCCGCGCTGGCCGCGCTCGCCCGGGTCTGCACGGGCGAGGTCGTCGCGTACGTCCGCAGCGAGGCGCGTGCCGCCGAGATGCGGCAGTGGGGCGAGCGGCTCGACATCGAGGTGCGTACCGCCCACTGGTCGGAGGCCGAACAGGCCCTGCGCGCGCCCCTGGTGATCGCGACCACCCCGGCGGGCGCCACCGACACCCTCGCCCCGTCCGTCCCCGAACGGCCCGCCACCCTCTTCGACGTCCTGTACGACCCCTGGCCGACCGACCTCGCGGCCCGCTGGTCCGCGTACGGAGGCGCCGTCGTCAGCGGGCTCGACCTGCTTGTACACCAGGCGGTCCTGCAAGTCGAGCAGATGACGGGCCTCGCTCCGGCCCCGGTCGACGTCATGCGCTTGGCGGGGGAGAAGTCCCTCGCGGCCCGCCAGGACGGCCGCTAG
- the mltG gene encoding endolytic transglycosylase MltG translates to MTEYGRGPGSEPWHPEDPLYGDGGWGGQEAHAAQSPYGGQPQHYPEQPQQPQYGDWGTGQQADYDQAQQQYAQGQQQHYVQGQQQYGGHSPQQYNGQGGQGYHNQGGGQYDPNGQQYDQNGQPYNGGWDAGQQYQQQQQQQVPYGGDPNDPYGGQAVAYNGQQPDYYGTPDAYPPPEPPSRRRAEPEPEAEPEPESKRTDWDPGPDQGEHAFFAGGDDDEDDSDDDPQNRRRGKGGKGGKGSKGKGEKKSKNGCACLVVSLVLLSVGGGVTYFGYQFYQSRFGSAPDYAGEGTGGQVTVVIPKGAFGSVIGQKLKAAGVVKSVDAFVAAQAQNENGDKIQAGSYLLKKQMSAESAVALMLDPKSQNNLVVREGQRNVTVYEAIDKQLDLSKGTTAEIAKKKYKSLGLPDWANDDSDIKDPLEGFLYPATYPADKNMKPETVLKDMVAQANKEYEKYDLEAKAEDLGLEDPLQVVTVASLVQAEGITHDDFKKMASVVYNRLKPTNDVTNQKLEFDSTYNYLKGQSKIDISVAEIRNYDDPYNTYFYKGLPPGPIGNPGDEALRAALEPDGGAWMFFISIDGKKTDFTKTLAEHEKLVQKFNERRNKD, encoded by the coding sequence ATGACTGAGTATGGCCGGGGCCCAGGCTCCGAACCGTGGCATCCCGAGGACCCGTTGTACGGGGACGGCGGATGGGGAGGACAGGAGGCCCACGCGGCCCAGTCCCCCTACGGCGGCCAGCCGCAGCACTATCCGGAGCAGCCGCAGCAGCCGCAGTACGGCGACTGGGGCACAGGTCAGCAGGCCGACTACGACCAGGCGCAGCAGCAGTACGCCCAGGGACAGCAGCAGCACTACGTCCAGGGGCAGCAGCAGTACGGCGGTCATTCTCCGCAGCAGTACAACGGCCAGGGTGGGCAGGGCTACCACAACCAGGGCGGCGGGCAGTACGACCCGAACGGTCAGCAGTACGACCAGAACGGCCAGCCGTACAACGGCGGCTGGGACGCGGGCCAGCAGTACCAGCAGCAACAGCAGCAACAGGTCCCGTACGGCGGTGACCCGAACGATCCCTACGGCGGCCAGGCCGTGGCGTACAACGGTCAGCAGCCCGACTACTACGGGACTCCCGACGCCTATCCGCCGCCGGAGCCGCCGAGCCGCCGCCGCGCCGAACCGGAACCCGAGGCGGAACCGGAACCGGAATCGAAGCGCACCGACTGGGACCCGGGTCCGGACCAGGGCGAGCACGCGTTCTTCGCGGGCGGTGACGACGACGAGGACGACTCCGACGACGACCCGCAGAACCGGCGGCGCGGCAAAGGCGGCAAAGGCGGTAAGGGAAGCAAGGGCAAAGGCGAGAAGAAGAGCAAGAACGGCTGTGCCTGCCTTGTGGTCTCCCTCGTCCTCCTCTCGGTGGGCGGTGGCGTCACCTATTTCGGCTACCAGTTCTATCAGAGCCGTTTCGGTTCGGCCCCCGATTACGCGGGAGAGGGAACCGGCGGCCAGGTGACCGTCGTGATTCCCAAGGGCGCCTTCGGATCGGTCATCGGCCAGAAACTGAAGGCGGCCGGCGTCGTCAAGAGCGTGGACGCCTTCGTGGCGGCCCAGGCGCAGAACGAGAACGGCGACAAGATCCAGGCGGGTTCCTATCTGCTGAAGAAGCAGATGTCCGCGGAAAGCGCTGTCGCGCTGATGCTCGATCCCAAGAGCCAGAACAATCTGGTCGTCAGGGAAGGGCAGCGCAACGTCACGGTGTACGAGGCGATCGACAAACAGCTCGATCTCTCCAAGGGAACCACCGCGGAGATCGCCAAGAAGAAGTACAAGAGCCTCGGGCTCCCGGACTGGGCGAACGACGACAGCGACATCAAGGACCCGCTGGAAGGATTCCTCTATCCGGCGACCTACCCCGCCGACAAGAACATGAAGCCCGAGACCGTCCTGAAGGACATGGTCGCGCAGGCCAACAAGGAGTACGAGAAGTACGACCTGGAGGCGAAGGCCGAGGACCTGGGCCTTGAGGACCCGCTGCAGGTCGTCACGGTCGCGAGCCTCGTCCAGGCCGAGGGCATCACGCACGACGACTTCAAGAAGATGGCGTCCGTCGTCTACAACCGGCTGAAGCCGACGAACGACGTCACCAACCAGAAGCTCGAATTCGACTCGACGTACAACTACCTCAAGGGTCAGAGCAAGATCGACATCTCGGTCGCCGAGATCCGCAACTACGACGACCCGTACAACACGTACTTCTACAAGGGTCTTCCGCCCGGGCCCATCGGTAATCCCGGTGACGAGGCCCTGAGGGCGGCGCTGGAGCCCGACGGCGGTGCGTGGATGTTCTTCATCTCCATCGACGGCAAGAAGACGGACTTCACCAAGACCCTGGCCGAGCACGAGAAGTTGGTTCAGAAATTCAATGAGCGGCGCAACAAGGACTGA
- the ruvX gene encoding Holliday junction resolvase RuvX — MRRGRRLAIDVGDARIGVASCDPDGILATPVETVPGRDVPAAHRRLRQLVEEYEPIEVVVGLPRSLKGGEGPAALKVRAFAQELAHAIAPVSVRLVDERMTTVTASQGLRASGVKSKKGRSVIDQVAAVIILQQALESERVSGTSPGEGVEVVI; from the coding sequence ATGCGCCGCGGCCGGCGGCTCGCCATCGATGTCGGGGACGCCCGGATCGGGGTCGCCTCCTGCGACCCCGACGGGATCCTGGCCACGCCGGTGGAGACCGTGCCGGGACGTGACGTCCCGGCCGCCCACCGGCGGCTGCGGCAACTCGTCGAGGAGTACGAGCCGATCGAGGTCGTCGTGGGCCTTCCTCGCTCCCTGAAGGGGGGCGAGGGCCCGGCAGCCCTCAAGGTCCGCGCATTCGCACAGGAGCTCGCACACGCGATCGCACCGGTGTCGGTGCGCCTCGTGGACGAGAGGATGACCACAGTGACGGCCAGTCAGGGACTGCGCGCCTCGGGCGTGAAGTCCAAGAAGGGCAGATCGGTCATCGACCAGGTCGCAGCCGTGATCATTCTCCAACAGGCACTGGAGTCCGAACGGGTGTCAGGTACATCTCCGGGCGAGGGCGTCGAAGTGGTCATCTGA